In the genome of uncultured Celeribacter sp., the window CCGTGCGCGATATGACGGCGGAAAGACCCTTTTGGAGGTTCTTGCCAATACCAGCATGCCGGTCAATCAGACATTGGACCGCATCCTGATGCCGGACAATACCATCGGTCATCTTGTGGTCGAGATGGGGCAGGAGATCGTGATCGACGACACGCTGACGCATCCTTTGGTACGAGACAGCGGGGCGGTCCACAACATGGGGATCATGGCCTATCTCGGCGTGCCGTGTCGGCTGAATGGCGAGGTCATCGGCGGCATCTCTGCCGTGCATCAACATCGCAGAAACTGGTCACAATCCGATATCGACGCGGCGCGTTGGGCGGCCCGCAATTATGAGGCGGTCGCGCGGGATCGCGTGGAGCGGCAGATGAAAAAAGGCTGGTCAGACCCCGATGATCCTGAGAAAAACGCCACGGACTAAAGCGTTTTTCGTTTAATCTGAATCAGATTGAGCGGAAAACGTTGCCACACTGAATTGATATTGTTGCGTTTCTCAAAAATTGAGTGCCTCAAGTTTTTGAGAAACGCTTTAAAAGGGCGTGACGCAGGACGCAGGACGCATGCGACAGGGGCACGGCGATGCTCAAGCGGGGGAGGGCGCGATGATCCGATTGCAAGATTTTGCCGGGCTTTGGTCCATGGCACGCGAGATCGAGGATTTGCGCGCGGGGGCCTTTTCGGAGCTCACCGGAACCTGTCGCTTTGTTGCGGAAGAAGGTGGCGGGTTGCAGCAGCACGAGCAGGGGCTTTTGCATTTGCCCGGTCGTCAGACGCCCTTGCAGGCGGAGCGCCGGTACATCTGGCGCAGCACGGCGCCCCATGAGGTGGCGAGGGACATCTCGGTGTTTTTCGACGATGGGCGATTTTTCCACAGCTTCGATCCGAATACGTCCAAGCCCAAAGCCGCGCATGCCTGTGCGCCCGATGCCTATGAGGTGCAGTACGATTTTTCCGACTGGCCGGTTTGGCAGGCTGATTGGCGGGTCACAGGCCCACGCAAGGACTACCTGTCGCGCAGTGTGTTCCGGCCTGCGCAAGGCGGTTGATGCGTGCGTGATTATAACGACGCGGAGAGACGTCGAGAGAAAAGGGCTTTGCACGAGAAAGGCTTCATGACGTGAAATATTTGATGACCGGATTAGGGATGGCGGCTCTATGGTGCACAACATCCGCAATGGCCAATGATACAGCCCCAACCCAGGAAGCGCTCGAAGCCCGGGTGGCCGAACTGGGACATTTCCTCGAACCCACACGACGCCACGAACCCTCATCGTTTCAACGAGATATTCGAGATCATTTTGGAGTATCGCCAAAGGTTCTGCGAAGATCTGTCCTGACGAAATATCCTGAGCCACAAAAGGCCGCCTCGTTTCCGAAGCGGCCATCTGTCCCTCGCTCTTTGGCGAGATGCCTCTCTTGCAGGCCACACCCAAATGGGCTGGCCCGCCTTCGGGCTTGTCTTATTCGTCGTCGAGGCTCTCGACGGCTTTTTCCAGCTCTTCTTTCGAGACTTCTTTCTCGGTCAGCTGAGCGTTCTCGGCGATATAATCGACCACTTTGTCTTCGAACAGCGGGGCCTGAATCTGCTGACGCATCTGCGGGTTTTGCTGAACGAATTCAAAGAACTGGCGCTCTTGGCCCGGGTATTGACGCGCCTGCGTCATAACCGCTTGGGTGAACTCGGCGTCGGTCACTTGGATCTCTTGTTTCTGACCGATGTCGGCCAGCAGGAGGCCAAGGCGCACGCGGCGTTCGGCCAGCGTGTTGTGCTCATCGCTTACCTCGATTTCCGGGTGATCGTGACCGTGCACGTCCGGGTTTTCCTCGTGCCACAGCTGGTGCGCGATCTGTTTCGCTTCGGCTTCCACCAGGGACGGCGGCAGGTCGAAGGACACGACAGCGTCGAGCTGGTCCAGCAGGCCACGCTTCATCACAGCGCGGGCAGCACCGGCGTATTCGGCTTCGAGACGTTCCGCGATCTGACCTTTCAGGGAGGCGAGGTCTTCGGCGCCGAATTTCTTGGCAAGCTCGTCGTCGATGGCGGAGTCCGCCGGGGCTTTGACCGCTTTGACTTTGCACTCGAACACGGCGTCTTTGCCGGCCAGGTTCTCTGCGCCGTATTCCTCAGGGAATTTCACTTCGACGTTTTTCTCGTCACCGGCTTTCAGACCCACGAGCTGCTCTTCGAAGCCCGGGATGAAAGAACCGGAACCCAGCACCAGCGGGTAATCTTCGGCCGCACCGCCGTCGAAGGCTTCGCCGTCGACCTTGCCGAGGAAGTCGATCACGACCTGGTCGCCATCGGCCGCTTCGCCGTCTTTGTCTTCAAAGTTCTGCGCGGTGGCAGCCAGATTTTTCAGAGCGTCTTCGATCTCGTCTTCGCCCGCTTTGACGACGAGTTTCTCGAGCGTCACGGTGGAGAGATCGGCTTCCGGGATCTGCGGCAGGGCTTCGTAGGTCATGGTGACGACGACATCGTCGCCCTCTTTCCACTCTTCGCCGCCTTCCATGGTGACATTCGGCTGCATCGCCGGTTTGTCGCCAGAGGCTTCGAAGTGATCGTTCATTGCGCCATCGACAGTTTCCTGCATGGCTTCGCCAAGGACACGCTGGCCGAATTGCTTTTTCAGGAGCGCCATCGGCACTTTGCCTTTGCGGAAACCCTTCATCTCGACTTCGGGCTGGGCTTCCTTGAGCTTGGTGTTGACTTTCTCGTCAAGCTCAGCGGCGGTGATGGTGATCTGATAGCCGCGCTTCAGACCTTCGTTCAGGGTCTCGGTGACCTGCATCTTGGCGTCCTTTTTACGTTCTTACGTCTCTTTTGGCCGCTGGACCGCGACCTGATAAATCAGACGCTCTTCTAGGGGCAGAATCCCTATCGTGCAAGGCTATTCCGTGGCCATTCTGGGCAGAAACCGCTCTGTTTCGCCACGGGCGCTTTTGTGGACCTGTGGCAACACTCAGGCGCGCCATTCCCGGGCCACGGCAGAAGGCGCTCGCAATGGCTTGCTCTCTTTTCGATCCGAATGGTAAATATGCGGCAATGAAAATTGCATAACGAGCATCTGATATCATGAAAAATTTCTCTGCTGTAGCGCTTGCCATGTCGTGTCTGATGCTTGTTGCCTGTGGCGAAAGCGGAACCGGCGGCAGCGAGGACGACACCCACGGTGGCGTGACGCAAGGGCAGCCGGATTGGGACAGCTATGAGGAAAGCAAGGTCGAGGCCGAGGCGTTGGAATCTGTTGCGAATATCTCCTCTCA includes:
- a CDS encoding GAF domain-containing protein, with protein sequence MALFDYGDPKLTTLAFQLHDMIRPSGVLFYRARYDGGKTLLEVLANTSMPVNQTLDRILMPDNTIGHLVVEMGQEIVIDDTLTHPLVRDSGAVHNMGIMAYLGVPCRLNGEVIGGISAVHQHRRNWSQSDIDAARWAARNYEAVARDRVERQMKKGWSDPDDPEKNATD
- a CDS encoding DUF6314 family protein → MIRLQDFAGLWSMAREIEDLRAGAFSELTGTCRFVAEEGGGLQQHEQGLLHLPGRQTPLQAERRYIWRSTAPHEVARDISVFFDDGRFFHSFDPNTSKPKAAHACAPDAYEVQYDFSDWPVWQADWRVTGPRKDYLSRSVFRPAQGG
- the tig gene encoding trigger factor — its product is MQVTETLNEGLKRGYQITITAAELDEKVNTKLKEAQPEVEMKGFRKGKVPMALLKKQFGQRVLGEAMQETVDGAMNDHFEASGDKPAMQPNVTMEGGEEWKEGDDVVVTMTYEALPQIPEADLSTVTLEKLVVKAGEDEIEDALKNLAATAQNFEDKDGEAADGDQVVIDFLGKVDGEAFDGGAAEDYPLVLGSGSFIPGFEEQLVGLKAGDEKNVEVKFPEEYGAENLAGKDAVFECKVKAVKAPADSAIDDELAKKFGAEDLASLKGQIAERLEAEYAGAARAVMKRGLLDQLDAVVSFDLPPSLVEAEAKQIAHQLWHEENPDVHGHDHPEIEVSDEHNTLAERRVRLGLLLADIGQKQEIQVTDAEFTQAVMTQARQYPGQERQFFEFVQQNPQMRQQIQAPLFEDKVVDYIAENAQLTEKEVSKEELEKAVESLDDE